One part of the Diadema setosum chromosome 6, eeDiaSeto1, whole genome shotgun sequence genome encodes these proteins:
- the LOC140230228 gene encoding uncharacterized protein: MDREVVISTFPCQFCGEEFTSSILLAQHWQDQHDSNQSVGEGATVLHTVLHAVVTTGFITDYTDLAEEKTIATSETILLDEEGQQDGETNVVICNYREHQTAPQAVEHVQTQTSSKNGHPPLQEERSNGKCVKKYCCEICGKTYTTSSNFYKHCRTHSGAKFKCAHCNKSFTYKETLKKHERIHEGGYTAESKEDVATEYPCPYCNEKLLDKQALAIHLRSHPFEKPYKCDICGSSFSQKSGLSRHKLMHSGERSHKCTMCDAAFVKKGSLRLHMRTHSAEKAFACDECGKRFLLKQTLEQHRKIHIVSEAEARVYKCGVCGKGFRQRATLWGHEKIHKRAKVHKCKICDESYGTQKELERHERKHLRDSMEKARTEKGDGDNASKKAKLFACEHCDQAFTLRSVLQTHLRRHTGEMPYSCKVCGKAFRHLASRRRHELGHRGEKPFKCDICPKGFTKKTYLDWHVKRFHSGSGASITTANSAMSGNQSGTCGGEAKGESSLTMQISEGVSMQVKSKKSKQKRRKEAKLGVKSAPDNHSQTRSTLSSEPCQPNPDGSSGDKLSIEDCVLSCDETDGTNRDGQSVVQMKVSDQEIISLRDIYQLPANEECVETMNLLDHVMQLANISQSDVAGEQLTEALQPTQLGALPANNIIPSIAQNASEERVSANVKQFVCELCGRMYNSHSNLLRHKRTHTSPRPHQCPQCSKSYSRRPLLMEHIQFSHTVGGKVHQCSYCQLCFPNAARLSLHMRVHTGERPYKCRECHKAFSDSSNLYRHERVHKGDKVHKCEKCDRKFVEKSALHRHLRRHSQSKPFTCEHCGKSFSLHSDLKSHAHIHVAAENPKCALCGMVFARRVSFNNHKRSSRRHDWSCRICRQGCSSACARRQHEIRAHQFLIGEAGFACGTCDVKFSSQRTLIRHLRKNCGIVD; encoded by the coding sequence AGGTTGTCATATCAACATTCCCCTGTCAGTTTTGTGGTGAAGAGTTCACATCCAGCATTCTGCTTGCTCAGCACTGGCAGGACCAACACGACAGCAATCAGTCAGTTGGCGAGGGGGCAACAGTTCTACACACTGTGCTTCACGCAGTTGTTACAACAGGGTTCATTACAGACTATACGGACCTTGCAGAGGAAAAGACCATCGCCACATCAGAGACGATTTTACTCGATGAAGAGGGCCAACAAGATGGTGAGACCAACGTGGTGATCTGTAATTATCGTGAGCATCAGACAGCTCCTCAGGCTGTCGAGCATGTCCAGACCCAGACTTCTTCGAAAAATGGTCACCCTCCATTGCAGGAGGAGCGCTCAAATGGAAAGTGCGTCAAGAAATATTGCTGTGAGATATGTGGCAAGACGTACACGACATCATCAAACTTTTACAAACACTGCAGAACACACTCTGGAGCTAAATTTAAATGTGCACATTGTAATAAATCATTCACATATAAAGAGACTTTAAAAAAGCATGAGAGAATCCATGAAGGCGGCTACACGGCTGAAAGCAAGGAGGACGTTGCGACTGAATATCCATGTCCCTATTGCAATGAAAAACTGCTAGACAAGCAGGCACTAGCTATCCACCTGCGTTCTCACCCTTTTGAAAAGCCCTACAAGTGTGACATTTGTGGTTCTTCGTTCTCGCAGAAGAGTGGCCTCAGCAGGCACAAATTAATGCATTCGGGAGAAAGGTCACACAAATGTACAATGTGCGATGCAGCTTTTGTAAAGAAAGGAAGCTTACGACTTCACATGAGAACACACTCCGCGGAGAAAGCATTTGCCTGTGATGAATGCGGCAAGAGATTCCTTCTGAAGCAGACACTGGAACAACACAGGAAAATACACATCGTCAGCGAAGCAGAGGCGCGAGTGTACAAGTGTGGGGTGTGTGGCAAAGGTTTCCGACAGCGAGCCACTCTGTGGGGTCATGAGAAAATTCACAAGAGAGCGAAGGTGCACAAGTGTAAGATATGTGACGAGAGCTATGGCACGCAGAAAGAACTGGAGAGACATGAGCGGAAACATCTTCGAGACTCAATGGAGAAGGCAAGAACAGAGAAAGGTGATGGAGACAATGCCTCGAAGAAAGCAAAACTCTTTGCCTGTGAGCACTGCGACCAAGCCTTCACCCTGCGGTCGGTGCTGCAGACGCACCTCCGCAGACACACGGGCGAAATGCCCTACTCGTGCAAGGTGTGTGGCAAGGCGTTCAGGCATCTGGCTTCTCGCCGCAGACACGAATTAGGCCACAGGGGTGAGAAGCCGTTCAAGTGTGACATATGCCCCAAAGGCTTCACCAAGAAAACGTACCTGGACTGGCACGTGAAGAGATTCCATTCAGGAAGTGGAGCATCTATCACAACAGCAAACAGTGCAATGTCAGGGAATCAATCTGGTACATGTGGAGGTGAAGCAAAAGGAGAGTCAAGTCTAACAATGCAGATAAGTGAAGGAGTATCCATGCAAgtgaaatcaaagaaatcaaagcagAAGAGGAGAAAGGAAGCCAAGCTCGGAGTAAAGTCAGCACCAGACAACCATAGTCAAACCCGTAGCACTCTGTCATCAGAGCCTTGTCAACCAAATCCAGATGGTAGCAGTGGGGATAAACTTTCAATAGAAGACTGTGTGCTCTCCTGTGATGAAACAGACGGAACCAATCGAGATGGACAATCTGTTGTCCAGATGAAGGTATCCGATCAGGAAATTATTTCACTGCGGGACATTTATCAGCTGCCAGCAAATGAGGAGTGTGTCGAGACAATGAACCTCCTGGATCATGTCATGCAGTTGGCAAATATTTCACAGTCGGACGTGGCAGGGGAGCAGCTCACAGAGGCTCTCCAGCCAACTCAACTCGGTGCCCTACCTGCCAACAACATCATCCCGAGTATTGCACAGAATGCCAGTGAGGAGAGGGTTTCTGCAAATGTCAAACAATTTGTCTGTGAGCTGTGTGGCCGCATGTACAATTCCCACTCCAACCTCTTGCGGCACAAGCGGACTCACACATCGCCCCGGCCGCACCAGTGCCCTCAATGCAGCAAGTCGTACAGTCGCAGGCCACTGCTCAtggaacacatccagttttcgCACACAGTCGGGGGCAAAGTGCATCAATGTAGCTACTGTCAGCTGTGCTTTCCCAATGCCGCACGGCTGTCTCTACATATGAGAGTCCATACTGGTGAAAGGCCATACAAGTGTCGAGAATGTCATAAAGCCTTCTCCGACTCGAGCAATTTATATCGGCATGAAAGAGTACACAAAGGAGATAAAGTGCACAAGTGTGAGAAATGCGATCGCAAGTTTGTGGAGAAGTCGGCCCTTCATCGCCACCTCAGGAGACACTCCCAGTCAAAGCCATTTACATGTGAACACTGCGGGAAGTCGTTTTCCCTCCACTCTGACCTAAAGAGCCACGCCCACATCCACGTGGCAGCGGAGAATCCAAAGTGCGCCCTCTGTGGGATGGTTTTTGCCAGGCGTGTGAGCTTCAACAACCACAAGCGGTCCTCCAGGAGGCATGACTGGTCCTGTCGGATCTGCCGGCAGGGATGCAGCAGTGCCTGCGCCCGAAGGCAGCATGAGATCCGTGCCCACCAGTTTCTCATTGGGGAGGCTGGCTTTGCCTGTGGAACGTGTGATGTCAAGTTCAGCAGTCAACGGACTCTCATCCGCCATTTGAGGAAAAACTGCGGCATTGTAGATTAG